The following coding sequences are from one Triticum dicoccoides isolate Atlit2015 ecotype Zavitan chromosome 4A, WEW_v2.0, whole genome shotgun sequence window:
- the LOC119288363 gene encoding monocopper oxidase-like protein SKU5 → MACPAAALLLLPLLLGLLAPAPARATDPYAAFDWDVSYVTRSPLGVPQKVIAINKEFPGPVVNVTTNYNVAVNVLNSLDEPLLITWDGIQQRKNCWQDGVLGTNCPIPPGWNWTYNFQVKDQIGSFFYFPPLSMQRAAGGFGGITVNNRAVISVPFDTPDGDVRLFIGDWYNKNHTDLRKMLDDGKELGMPDGVLMNGKGPYRYNDSLVLAGIEYETIDVEPGKTYRFRVHNVGVSTSLNLRIQGHNMAMVETEGSYTMKQNFTNLDIHVGQSYSFLVTMDQNASSDYYIVASARFVNESLWTRVTGVAILHYSNSKGKASGPLPDPPNDEYDKSFSMNQARSIRMNVTTGAARPNPQGSFHYGEINVTQVYKLRNMPPVTINGKRRTTLNGISYSPPATPLRLADLYDKKEVYTLDFPTMPSDGPPAIGSSVINSTYKNFMEIVFQNNDTKVQTYHIDGYAFWVVGMDYGEWKNESRSTYNKWDGVSRCTTQVFPGAWTAVLLSLDSPGFWNVRTENLDTWYLGQETYIRVVDPDGGYNVTESVLPDNALFCGLLREKQKAQKPHGSTSSSASPALKQSGYLLAVLVSLVVFSVIGH, encoded by the exons ATGGCGTGCCCGGCGGCGGCGCTGCTCCTCCTGCCGCTACTGCTCGGCCTcctggcgccggcgccggcgcgggcCACCGACCCCTACGCCGCCTTCGACTGGGACGTCTCCTACGTCACCAGATCCCCGCTCGGCGTCCCGCAAAAG GTAATCGCAATCAACAAGGAGTTCCCGGGCCCCGTGGTGAACGTCACCACCAACTACAACGTCGCCGTCAACGTCCTCAACAGCCTCGACGAGCCGCTCCTCATCACCTG GGACGGCATCCAGCAGCGGAAGAACTGCTGGCAGGACGGGGTGCTGGGCACCAACTGCCCCATCCCGCCGGGCTGGAACTGGACCTACAACTTCCAGGTCAAGGACCAGATCGGCAGCTTCTTCTACTTCCCGCCGCTCTCCATGCAGCGCGCAGCCGGCGGATTTGGGGGCATCACCGTCAACAACCGCGCCGTCATCTCCGTCCCCTTCGACACCCCCGACGGCGACGTCAGGCTCTTCATCGGCGACTGGTACAACAAGAACCACACG GACCTGAGGAAGATGCTCGATGATGGGAAGGAGCTCGGGATGCCCGACGGCGTTCTGATGAACGGCAAGGGGCCGTATCGGTACAATGACTCCCTCGTCCTGGCTGGGATCGAGTACGAGACTATCGATGTTGAGCCAG GCAAAACTTACCGCTTCCGAGTGCACAACGTGGGCGTCTCCACGAGCTTGAACCTGAGGATCCAGGGACACAACATGGCCATGGTCGAGACGGAGGGCTCCTACACGATGAAGCAGAATTTCACCAACCTCGACATCCACGTGGGGCAGTCCTACTCCTTTCTGGTCACCATGGACCAGAATGCAAGCAGTGACTACTACATCGTGGCCAGCGCTCGGTTCGTGAACGAGTCGCTCTGGACCAGGGTTACCGGCGTTGCAATTCTGCACTACTCGAATTCAAAGGGCAAGGCGTCTGGTCCGCTCCCTGACCCGCCGAACGATGAGTACGACAAATCTTTCTCCATGAACCAGGCACGGTCAATCAG GATGAATGTGACCACCGGTGCTGCTCGCCCGAATCCTCAAGGATCATTTCACTACGGCGAAATCAACGTGACCCAAGTGTACAAGCTGAGGAACATGCCACCTGTTACCATCAATGGCAAAAGGCGGACCACACTGAACGGCATCTCTTACTCCCCGCCTGCTACTCCATTGAGGCTTGCGGATCTCTATGACAAGAAAGAAGTCTACACACTGGACTTCCCAACCATGCCGTCTGATGGACCGCCGGCGATCGGATCTTCTGTCATCAACTCGACGTACAAGAACTTCATGGAGATTGTGTTCCAGAACAACGACACGAAGGTTCAGACCTACCACATCGACGGATACGCCTTCTGGGTCGTGGG AATGGACTATGGTGAGTGGAAGAACGAAAGTCGTTCTACGTACAACAAGTGGGATGGCGTTTCCCGTTGCACCACTCAG GTGTTCCCCGGAGCATGGACCGCCGTCCTGTTGTCGCTCGACAGCCCGGGGTTCTGGAACGTGCGCACGGAGAATCTGGACACCTGGTACCTCGGCCAGGAGACGTACATCCGGGTGGTGGATCCTGACGGAGGCTACAACGTGACCGAGTCGGTGTTGCCAGACAACgccctcttctgtggcctcctcaggGAAAAACAAAA GGCTCAGAAGCCACACGGGTCAACGTCGAGCTCGGCGTCCCCCGCGCTAAAACAGAGCGGCTACCTGCTGGCGGTCCTGGTGTCGCTGGTCGTGTTTTCGGTCATCGGACACTGA